The genomic segment CAGTCAGAAACTGAAATTTGAGATTTCATCTCTCACGGTTAGCTCGACAGCTTTATGAGACTTTCTGATGAGATCAGTGGCCACATGTACGAGTGTGTCTTGATGGCATCTCATGATATGTGAGCATGTGGAAGGTGGTGTGTATAATCAGGAAACCAACATTCTCCAAATAACCAGTGCGTGGCGTCACACAATCATAGGCAAAAGTGTAATgggtttattatttttcaaacctTACAGTTTTTAGTGTCATGTGTATGGTTTTAATTTCTGACATGGTGGACATCAAGACCTGTaacccacacacacaaaggctCTTTGGGGTCCTCCGTTTGAGAGTGGCCCTGAGATCAGAGACTCAGAGAAAGCTGCCCTGGTTCATGCCGGGCCGCCCCCGTCACTCGGCCTGGGGACAGCGAAGAGCTGTCTTCCCACGTGCTTCCTCCATCTCTCTGCTGTTGCTGCCTGCGAGGCTTCTCCTGAGGGGAGGGTGAGCTGCCCTGCCAGCGTCTCTGGTGGTTCCGTGCAAGCCTTGTTTCCTTGCTGCAGGCTTCCAGGCCTTCGAGGTCCAGCTCGTACTGAGGAAGGCCCTCCCTGACATCTGGACGGTGCTGAGAGACCAAGGGGTGAGTTCCCACCTGGAGGGGCCAGCCCCCATCATTTCTGTCTCATTTGGCCAAATCGGGCCTCTGTGAAAGGCTTCTTCCCCCACTCCTTCCCGTTTGACATGAGGGACCACTTCTTTGGCCCCATTCCCGGGATGCtccatgctaagtcccttcagtcatgtccgactctttgcgaccacatggactgtaggccaggctcctctgtccttgggattctccaggcaggaatactggagtgggttgccatttcctcctccaggggattttcccgacccatgGAAAATGgggatggaaactgtgtctcttacgtctcctgcattggcaggcgagttctttaccaccagcgccacctgggaaccccagagAGGCCTTGGGGCgtctgcctggtggctcagtggtaaagggtcCACCTGCCatcgcaggagacatgggtttgattcctggcccggcaagatcccacctgccactgcagagcCTAAACCCATGCACCAGCGGTGGAGCCTGGGAGCATTCCCAGGATGCGGGAGCTTGTCTCCTCCTCTTGCGCTCAGGTGATTGTGAAGAAGGTGAGTACGCAGCACCGCTGGTATCTTGAGACCACCTCCTGTGATCGAGAGAGCTGCTGGAAGGAGAAGATTCTTCTCTCTGCAAGGGgcttttctgtgtttttccagATGCTGGTGAAAGCCCGGAAGGTAGGGAGAGAATTCTCTTTCCTTGGTCTTTTTGCAGTGTTTTGTATCTGACTGTAGAGACAAATGAGTCCTTCAACAGTAAACTCAGATTCCTTAAAATGAGTGGTTTCTTTTTGTTAACTAACTTTGTGGATCTAACCTTGTTTTACAAAGTCATGATAGACTAATTTGGGGAAAGACTGTCCCTGTGAAATATTACCATTCCCTTGCTCCTTTCGTGCACACAGGCATTTCAATACAAATTGACTTAAAACTGCTTGGGGACCGCGTGTGTCTGCTTCACGGCTTAGATCCCAGTGTGGCTGGGGCCTCAAGTCCCTCTGACCCACTGGTTTGCCTTTCTAGCATTTGAGCAGTCCGGCTGCCTTTCACGGGAGTGGATTGCGTGTGGGGATGGAATTACCATGTCATCAGAATGCAGTGGGTTCTAAAGCTACACCCTTTGGCAGAGACAGCAGTTAGTCTACAgcgtttgttttatttttaaaatttcatttctctcACCTGTTGATTTCCTCCAAGTAGCCCTTAGTGGGACATAACATGATGATGGATCTGCTGCATCTCCATGAGAAGTTCTTCAGACCTCTCCCAGGTAGGGCCGACccatccttctccttcctctgacTCAGCTTGCCATCGGGCAGGGGGGTGGGCCCGGCTTTGTGCTCCTGAGCAGCCCCTACAGGCATCGGGTTTCCAGAGAGGTCCGGCGCATCTGTGCCTGTTACTGTTTTCCTGGAACTAGGTGactttctcggagaaggcaatgtcaacccactccagtactcttgcctggaaaatcccatggacagaggagcctggaaggctgcagtccatggggtcgctgagtcggacacgactgagtgacttcactttcacttttcactttcatgcactggagaaggaaatggcaacccactccaatgttcttacctggagaatcccagggacgggggagcctggtgggctgccatctatggggtcgcacagagtcgggcacaactgaagcgacttagcagcagcagcaggtgacttTCTCAGGGAGAAAAACTTATATTTGATTGatactccccaccccccacccccacattaCAGAAGTTGTTCAGTCTCACTGTAAAACTTAGTGAAATCAGAGATGTGCAGAAAAAACAAACTTGCCTTTAATCACGGCTGTAATTCTTacactttttgctttttcttctgttttgacttttccatgggcttcccgggtgtcGCATTGGTAAAGtgcctgccagccaatgcaggagatgtaagagacctgagcttcatccctgggttgggaagatcccctggaggaggaaatggcaactcactccagtattcttgcctagagaatgccattgacagaggaccctggtgggctgtagtccatagggtcgcaaagagtcggtagcacacacacacataatcttaatttgctttttcctttgttttggctTTTACATATTTGACCACACAATGTATTTTATTCCGTTTGGCTTTTTTTCCACTCACCCAAAGCATTTATTTATGTCCTTAACTTGAAATCATTTCAGTGGCCATACGGTACTGTCTAATGGCTGTCCCGGTCTTTTCCATGACGGATGCTGTTGGACACACTGCAGTGTGATGGAGTGTTAACAGCATGCATTCAAGAGTCATGCTTGAATCCTCATTCCATCCCTTGTTACACATGATCCTGAGCAAGTTACTTTAATGTAGCTGTTctcttttcttgtctgtaaaatggggatgatcatAGTATCAGAATTGGGGATTAAATGAACTAACACTGCTCAGAGAACACTAttctgctgttcagtcgctcagtcatatcgcACTCTCTGCACCTCCATAggctgtggcacaccaggcttgcctgtcctccactgtctcccagagtttgttcaagctcatgttcattgagtcaatgatgccgtccaaccgtcttATCcgctgtcacccccttctcccgccctcagtctttcccagcatcaaggtcttttccagtgagtcggctctttgcatcaggtggtcaaggcATTAGAAAACACTAGCATAGCTGGAAAGGGGTGAACAGTTTCCCTGAGATTTTTCTaggaaatgaattaataaaacacCTCAGTTTGAGCATCTTGAGAGATTTGGGGAAGAATTAAGTGTCAAATAATCACTTCCCCCAAACTAAGCAGACAGGCAAACAAAGAAATTGCTGAAACAAAAGCTATGGCAGAAAGGCCCCTGGAGGCAACCGGCTGGCCCCATGGAGAGAGCTGTGCAGGTGCTGGGGGTGGTGAGTGGCCCAGGGCGGGGCAGGCGATCCTCTCACCTTGTGGGGGTCCAGAGTTAATGCCCCAAACTGGGAGACCACTGAGCAGCATAAGCTTTGTTTAGAAGTGGTGGGAGTACACACCAAAGGAAAAAATTGAAGATCACTGCCGTCAGGGAATAGGAAATGGGAGGTTAATGAGGAGAGGGTGAGCAGAGAGATTTTGGTTTGTTGGTTTTGCAGTGAGCCTCTTTAAAAGGTATGTGGTATAATTTTGAcaaatattcaaattataggTGATTTTTATCAAGGCACTTACAATTTTTAACTTAGTGGATTTTTCTCTGAACAGTTATTTACAGATTTCACATTTGCCTTTTCAGTAATCTTTCTCCCTTTTACCATTGACTACAACTTTGCAAACTGCATTAACTAAGGTTGGTTATAGACAATAGTCTGAATTTAATGGAAAACTGTTCGACTTCTGCTGTAACAAAGGGTAATGTCAGGTTGGTTTAAGATTCAGAAATCCTTAATGATGAGGAGCAAGGATGTTTTcaattcctgttttgttttatttgctttagTAACCAGTGTTGGTGACAAGCTAGATTGGAgaatttcttcccatttttacCGTGAACTCACTTCTGACTACCTGGGTCTTTCCCTTCAGAAAGCTACGATGAGTTTAAGCTGAATATCCACAACCTATTTCCTGTTCTCATTGACACCAAGAATGTGACAAAGGATATCTGGAAGGTAATTAAACTCCTTTGGGAAAGGAACACTTCATTAGTCCCAGGAACATTTAGCTTTCTCACTCTTTTCAGAAATTGTTTCGTGAACccttttatcatattttatagcCAGTATTGGTTTTTTAATTTGACTACCTGTGAGTCATATTGGCTTATatgtgatctttttttctttccctccttcaaGTTCTCATGCTTTGACTTATTGCTGTCTAGTTCATGGGCTTATTTAGATGGGTCAACAGAACAACTTATTCTAGAGCTTGGTAGATACCTTGTGTGTGTTTCAATGTGCTTAAAAGTTGTCAGGGTTGGGGGGCAGGGACCCCGCTTGAAAAATTTTACAGAGCATTCGGGTCAAGGAATTTCAACTCAGATAACAAAATCACCTGAGAAGGTGAATATTGATACCTGGGCCACACCTTTAGCTCCTCTGGTGTGGAGGGGCTGGGAGCGGCATTTCTCCAGCTGCCAGGTGACTTCTGTGGTGCGGCTGGGGTTGTGCACTGcccatggagaagagaagcaTCCAGCTAGTTAAGATCCTGCTTAAAAGTTAAACTGAGTGTTCTAAATAAAGCCTTAAGCTGACGCCACAGAACTGGGACTGGGTTACTTGGTACGTCTTTGCCCAGGGACACACTTACTGCTCGTACCTATATTTGCAGCTCTGACGGTGTGCTGTGATGCTGCCCGTCTCTACGTAACTGAGTCATAGGGCAAAGTGGGGAGGACGTGGGGGCTGATCTGAGGGAGTGAAGATAAGGTGAACTCTAGGACTTGGTGACCTGGCAGGTCCTTAGACTGCCCAGCGACCATATGAGTCCCTGGCCACAGTTTGATGCCATGGAGTCCTTAAACACTTGTCTTTGAGGGAAGATGGTATGAGTTGTTTGTggcagtgtttgttttttttttactggaggacaattgctttataatattatgttggtatctgccatacatcaacataaatcagccacaggtatacatatgtctcctcctcTTGAGTCTCCTTTCCACCTCTTACCCCAtctcactcctctaggttgtcagaggGCACCGGGTTGAGCCCCCTGGGtccacagcaaattcccactggctatctgttttacatacggtaatacCTATGTTTCCACGCTACTCTCCCGATTTGTTgtgccctctccttcccacactgtgCACCAGCTGTTTTCTCAGTCtgcatctcctttgctgccctgcatatatgttcatcagtaccatccttctagattccacatgtatgtgctaatatacagtatttgtctttctcttgctgGCTGAGTGGAGTAGATGTagattcatctacctcattagaactgactcatgcatttctttttttatagctgagtaatattccattgtatatatgtatgtggcaGTTTTTTTCTAGGCTGGGTTATCGGGTCCCAACCAAGTACACTAGGTACTCTGTCATTCACAGTTAAGGAATAAGGACCAGGTGTGCGTGAAGAGGACCTGGAGTTTTCAAGGTCTTTTAATGGCCACTTGGTAATACCCGAGGTGctcgcatgctcagtcatgctcaactctttgtaaccttgtggactggagcccaccagcccctcctgtccatgggattctccatgcaagaatactggagtgtgggtaGCCATatcctccttcagggggtcttcccaaaccagggactgaaccctcgttTCCCGCACTGTAGGcggactctaccactgagccagccacctgggaagtccattaagCAGAGAGGAAACAAAACCTCAAATGTCTTACTCTCCCTCATTTGTTTTCCATAATTACAGGAACTCAATTTCCCAAGGGTTTCAAATCTCTCAGAAGTTTATGAAGTCCTGAACAGGTAAGGAGGCTGTTTTCGGGGGGTGCTTAGAGAGCAGGGGTTCCCAGCTGGGCCAGTTTTGTTCCCTAGGGCACCTTTGGCAGCACCGAGACATTTCGGTTGTTTCAGCTCAGGGAGCTCCTGGCACCTCGTGAGCAGAGGCCAGGATGCACAGGAGAACCTTCAACACAAAGAATTCTCCAGCTCCAGATGTCACTGGTGCTGAGCTGAGGAACCCTGTTCTAGAGGGGAGGGGGCCTGGGAGGGGACTTAGAGCTgtttgatttcagttcagttgctcagttgtgtctgactctttgcgaccccatgaaccatggTGCTTTCTGTTTGGCGAGGGTTTTATTTCTCTTGTGATCTGTTTGATTGTTGGAGTGATAAGCTCCATGGGAACAGGTTTTATTCTTCCTTTGCACTCTTTCCTTTGGGCCTAAACAGTGCGAGGCACAGTAGGTGCACATTAAACTTCTGAGCTACTGAATGAACCTGGTACCTGGTCAAGTTCCTGATCTTCCCACGGGAATAGCAGTCCAGTTTTCCCTCATGCCTGGCCATACCGCGGACATGTGCCGGTGGGAACGTGTTGTCTGCAAGGAGGAGGCTGGGGTCTGCTCTGccggctcctccctccccagctggtgtctttccccatccttcaccagctcccggagcttgctcagcccaagtccactgagtcagtgatgccatccaaccatctcatcctctatcatccccttctcctcctgccctcaatctttcgcagtatcagggtcttttccagtgagttggttctttgcatcaggtggccaaagtattggagcttcagcttcagcatcagtccttccaatgaacattcaggactgatttcctttaggatggacaggttggatctcctagcagtccaagggattctcaagagtcttctccaacaccacaactcaaaagcattaattcttcagcgcccagctttctttatgatccagctctcacatccgtacatgactactggaaaagccatagttgactagacggacctttgtcggccaagtaatgtctctgctttttaatactctgcctAGGTTTGGGGCGCGGAGGGTGGCTGGGGGCAGTTGCAGGTGGGACCTCTTAGGGAAGAAGCTGTCTCTGTTGGTCACCGTCGTCCAGCCACGCCCATGAGTGCCTGGCCCGGTCCCCAGTGGCCTCTTACAAGTTTCCAGGAGGTGCTCTTTCCTCTACTCACAGCATCACTTACTTGCAATGTGACAGTGTCCTCTGGCCTCTTAtgcttcatctttttttcctttctcacacGGACCTCCTGGTCCTTGTGAAGCCAGAGGCGGGAATCTTTCAGCGTCCCCTCCTCGCCTGCAGACGCGTCTGCAGTGTTGTCACCTTCAGCACCCTCTCTCCCGTCACATCGGATCCCCTCCAGTGTCCTACAGGGCAGGAAGGGCTGTCCTCCCACGGCCTGCCCACCCTCCtggccccaccccttccctcctcGCCTCGCCCTCCGTGacacccctccaccccccccccccgccttacCTCGCCCCTTCCCTCAtcggcccctccccctccctcctgggcccccaccccttccctcctcACCCCCGTCCCCCGCCCTCCTCACCCTCACCGCCTGCAAagtcccagcccctccctctgtctgTCCCTCGGCTTCAGCATCCCTTCTTCTAGCTCAGAAAGCATGATGCTCTCCTTGGTCCCCACCCCTCCACCGCGGTCCTTGTCCTTCTTGTTACAGCAAGTCTGTTCAGAGGCCCCGCCTCTGCCCTGGTGCCCTGAGGCCAGTTGTCTTCTCTCCACGGcactctgtttccccatctggtGGGAGGATGCACAGAGGCGTTTGGACCAGGGcgtggcaggggttggggggggggcgggtaagGGGAACCCCTCGCTGGCATCTGACGCAGTGGgcacccctcccacttcccttcaGTTGAGCCCTCTCCTGGATCTCTTATTTTATGGTGAGggttttcctctctcttctgcGTGCTCCCCTGTGGTCCCTCCACTCTTGAGGGCCCCTCCGCagctctcttcttcctcctgaccATGCCCCTGGGTGACTGAGTCCACCTCGTCAGCCTCAGCAACCGCTTCTGTCCCACCGGGGCTCCAGACTCCTGCTTGCTGTCCTTGGTGGTTCCTGCCCCAGGAGGCCTGCAGGCACCTTCTCGGCCCCCCTGCCCCCCTGTCCATCCGTCAAGCCTGCTGCTGTCGAGTTGCTGCAGCAACTTCTGCCGCCCCAGCGCCGGGCTGACAGCATCTGTGCGGGCGCTGAATCTAGACCTCTTGGGCTTAAACCCCAGCTTTGCGGCTCACTGGCTTTGTGCGTGAGCTTGAGAACGGCTTAACCTCTGCATGCCTCAGTGTTACCACCTGAAGAGAGGGGGTCATTGCACAGAACACCCACGCTGGCCCTGAGGGTTACACGAGCTCGCACGTGGGAGGGGAGCTGGGGCGTGCCCTGCGTGTCGTCGACATTTAGCGGGACGTCCCCTGCCGGGCAGATCCACGGCCACCTTGCGGCCCAGGCACATGCCGCTTAACAGATGAGGAAGCGGCgtcacagctagtaagtggatAGGGAGGCGCCAGTAGATTCTGTTGGGAATCAAATGAAGGGAAGATTTCCCTGTTGAGGGCTGCCCTCGTTCACCCACGTGCCAGGACCGAGCCCTGGAACGCATCCCAGAGCCGGACTTCCTGTATCTTCTAGTCTAGTCCTGTGAGTTTTACTCCCCGAACGTCCTACACTCTGTTCCTTTTTCGGCATCCTCAAGAGTCATTGCTTTCACTCAGGCTTTTACCTTTTATTCCTGTGGTGTCGGGAGCTCCTACCTGGTAGCTGGTTGTCCCTGACCTACTTTATTTCTTGTGCTGAGTGATCACCACTGGAGTGATCTTCTACAACGTGAATTCGACTGGATCCTGTTTCTCTTCTGTGGTTCTTGACGCCCCCATGCATCACCCGAGCTCTTTCCCGAGCCCCTGCTTTCACCGCGGGGTGCGGCCACACTCAGGTTTCGGCGTCACAGGTCGGGGCTCGCCCTTTGCGTCGTGTCTCCGCCTGCTCTTCTGTCGGCCCCAACACCTGGTGCCACCCGCTGTCCACTCAGCCCCACTGATTTCCTGGGCTCAAGGCTTCCTGGAAGACCAGCACCGTGGGCACTGCATTCCTCGGGTGCGCTGGACAGTAAGGCCCCGAGGGCAGAGCCGGCCCGGAGTTGGTCCTGGCGCCTTCCTGGGGTCACACATCTGGTAGATGCTCAGAAAGATGCAGGTGGAGCTTCTCACATTGCTGTTCTTTCCTCTGTCCTGTTGCCGGGTTAATGAGACCCATCTGCCCATGCCTAGATCCCTGGTTTTTGTCTGCTTAAATTTTACATTCTATTAGaagcacagtttgttgtgatttaaaAAGAGTCCTTTTTAAATcgcacactgtgtgtgtgtgtctgtacacacatgtgcacagtcacgtctgactcattatgaccccatgaactatagcccaccaggttcctccgtccatggaattctccaggcaagaatactggagtgggttgccatttctttctccaggggatcttcccaacccagggactgaacccccgtttcttgtgtctcctgcaaccacaggcaggttctttcccaactTCGCCCCCTAGTCCCAGTACGGAGGGCACTTTTGGTTAACTCGAGAGGGTGAAGGGCACACAGAGGGACCGTTTTCAGCGAACGTTCTTTACCTTTCTTCTCTCCTAGTGACTTGAACCCCACCAAGAACTCTGGGCCAGTGATCATTCACGCCAGCAGGTGTGAGAAGTACGGTAGGTCCCCTGGGCCGGGCTCCCAAGTGGTCAGCGTGGCTTTGAGGTGCTGGCGCTCAGGCCAGTCCCCACGTGGAGGTGTGGGGGGGCCAGGTGGGGCTTCTCCAGCGCCCTGTCCATGTTGTAACCCCTCCCTCAAAAGGAGCAGTCCCAGGGGCCATGAGTCTGTTGGGAAGTCCTCTGCTTCCTGCTTCCATGGGTCCTCTTGCCACCATGTGTGTGAGGGGGACTAGGTCAGGGTGGCATGAAGCTGGGACAAGGGTCATGGTCTCTGGAGGAATAGCCGTGggtgtgttgtgtgtgcatgGCCGACGTGGGTGTGTACCTGGGGGACCTGGGGGCGTGCCCTCTCCCAGGCTGCGTTCTAATGGCTGTCCTCGTGCTTCTGGGGAAACCCTGCAGTGGAGACCAAGTACCCCCACGAAGCGGCATACGACGCCTTCCTGTGCGGGTCAGGTGAGCGCCGCCGCCCCCTTCCAAAGTTGGGGGTGGCTCGCGTCTTCTTTGCAATAATCCCCCACTGTCCCTGGGCACCCCCCGCCCCATTTACTTCCAGGTGGGCGGCCCCTTGGAAGTAAAGCCTGAGTTTGCGTATCACGATAAGGTGGGCGGGTGTGCCTTGGTGTCTGTCACGTTGCTAGCTTCTTCTCTTCCAGTTCTGTTGAAAGTGGCGCACCTGCTCCTGTGGAAGGTACACAGGTGAGTGTCGCTCTCATCCTGTGACCGGCCCGTGGTCGGGGGTGAGCCAGGGCCGCGGGGCGCCCACGCTCTCCCAGAGGAGGAGGATGCGTGTTGTGTAAACAACATGTTCATGAGCAGCGGGCAGCTCGCCTCCATGGGTGGCCTTCCCCCCTGACCCCtgggctggtccctgccctcctgcctcTTGTCCCAGCCTTGGGAAAAGTCCCTGTCAGGCCAGGCCGTGGGTGAGGCTCGGGTCCCAGTGCCGTGTGCCCGCTCCATCTGTTACCCTCCTGTTTCCTCATACCGTGTGAATCACAGTGAGCTGAGAAAACAGAGCCGATCCGGGGGACAGATAATCCGTGCCGGGTTCACAGTcgggctgggggagagggcagggactTGGACTAAGGCACCTGCAGGGGAGGTTCTTAAAACCCCAGACTGGAATCGGAGCCGCGCATTCTCAGGGCCTCAGCCTCCCTGCAGGGCCCTGCTCGTGGGCACCAGCTGCACGTGTGCCTCACACTCAGCAGCACCACCCTTGCCGCACACGTGTGCCCGGTAGGATACAGCATGCCCGGGGCAGGAGCCGAACAAAGTTGTGTTCTCTGGGGCTGACCTAAAAGTTTTCAGACTGTACCCTGTTCATCTGGGTATTGCCTGCACTTGTCCATTTTGGCAGAGGGTACcatactggcaacccactccaatattctcacctggagaatcccatgggcagaggaacctggcgtgccatggtccatagggtcgcagagagctggacatgactgaagcgactaagcacgcacgcaCTGTACATAGAAATAGCCTGTGACACGCCGGTGTGAAGCTTGTAACTTGAGATGTTGATAGCTTAAGAAATccaccctctccctgcccccatctcTGTCTTCCCTGCACCCTGACAGCGGGGAGCAGTGGAGCCTTTTGGTGCCCTGGTATCTGGGCCTCgcctccttcatttcttttactCCTCACCACCTAACCACCCTCCTTGGTGTAGAGGGGTTCCGCGGCAGCCCAGGCCCTCCTGACCCCATGGCTCCTACTTTCTCGGACGTGTGGCGGGGGCTGGTGACAGAACCAGGCTGTGGGGGGAGGGACGGTCCTTTGGACAAAGTGGGGGGTGATGCCCTCTCGAGGGGCGACAGAAGGGACCTTCCTCTCATTCTCTGACCTGTGGCTGGTGCTCGTCAGCCCAGAGGTGTTCACCGAAGTGTTGCCAGCAGATGGTGACCCCTGGACGCTCCCCCTGGGCTGGGGCTATGCTGAGAGCTCGCTGGTTGTGAGGGGGACATCCAGCAACAGGAGCCCTAGAGCTTGCAAGGAGGGGTAGGAGGGTGGTGTCGGGCAGCGCAGTCCCGCTGTCCCCAGGCCCCAGCTGCGGCCGAGGGCCGGGCACGGCGCCCGTAGGCTGAGCACCACGGCGTTTTCCGCCCTCGCAGCGCTGTTCCCATCCCCGAGCCCAGCTTCCCGCTCTACCTGGACGTGCTGGCTCCCTACGTGAACCAGGTGAATCTTATCCGAGCCGGGGTCCCCAAAATCGTAAGTAGACTTCACTCTGCCCTTTGTAGGGGAGGGGGACAGGCTCGTGCTAGGATGCAGCATGCTCCTCTGGGCTCTCTAGGGCTTCTGACAGGAGCCAGACTCAGAGTCGAGAAGGGTGCTCACACTGAGCCTGTTATTTTCTTTCTCGTGCTTCCATGCCAGAAGCAAGGTGACCTCGCttgttccttctttctctcccaccaccaccacccctggcAGACAGGGCCTTTCCTAGTTTCTCTTtcaggatgttcaagctgggtggGTGGTCAGTCCGTAGGAGCTGTGGGAAatctcttctcctccctgccTTCTAGAACAAGCTGGGTGGGTGGTCCGTCCATAGGAGCTGTGGGAAATCGCTTCTGCTTCCCCTCCCTGTCTTCTAGAACTTTGCGGGCCCAGACTCCCCTAGCATCCGCCCCCCCATCCTCATCCTCACCGTCAGGAAGTGGCCTGGGGTCAGCGAGCAGCAGGTCTACCGCGAGTTTCAGAACCTCTGCAAATTTGACGTCAGGAGGCTCACGCGGAGCCAGTTCCTGCTCATGACCAATAAGTTCAAGGAGTAGGTGCCTGGGCTCtcggcccgccccgcccccgggaGCAGGCCAGGCCCCCGCGTCCCTGACTGTGCCCTTCCCTTGGCAGCACGCGGAGCATCCTGAAGGAGTACAGGTGCCACCCGACACTGCGGATCTCCCTGTACCGCTACTGGAGACACTCCCCGGACATCAACTGCCTGCTGCAGTAAGTGGCCGGCACGGAGCCTGCCTCGCGGGGC from the Bos taurus isolate L1 Dominette 01449 registration number 42190680 breed Hereford chromosome 9, ARS-UCD2.0, whole genome shotgun sequence genome contains:
- the PNLDC1 gene encoding poly(A)-specific ribonuclease PNLDC1 isoform X5, producing MNEEQEKKIKHNILTGNWKVRSSLDKDQIKVVIDEVTRWLDLAEEGDWMTLPGIAGFQAFEVQLVLRKALPDIWTVLRDQGVIVKKVSTQHRWYLETTSCDRESCWKEKILLSARGFSVFFQMLVKARKPLVGHNMMMDLLHLHEKFFRPLPESYDEFKLNIHNLFPVLIDTKNVTKDIWKELNFPRVSNLSEVYEVLNSDLNPTKNSGPVIIHASRCEKYVETKYPHEAAYDAFLCGSVLLKVAHLLLWKVHSAVPIPEPSFPLYLDVLAPYVNQVNLIRAGVPKIVSRLHSALCRGGGQARARMQHAPLGSLGLLTGARLRVEKGAHTEPVIFFLVLPCQKQGDLACSFFLSHHHHPWQTGPFLVSLSGCSSWVGGQSVGAVGNLFSSLPSRTSWVGGPSIGAVGNRFCFPSLSSRTLRAQTPLASAPPSSSSPSGSGLGSASSRSTASFRTSANLTSGGSRGASSCS